One Pectobacterium colocasium DNA segment encodes these proteins:
- the pvcA gene encoding L-tyrosine isonitrile synthase, whose amino-acid sequence MDIMNNELVSSLILSELIQYRRRFTHSTKLISEEESQVTQVQLPRIRAFVEEGRRIELILPAFPVKSPSPYKVLGRMPDMAERLSLTFLNSLCQRIQLYYPPGAHIRICSDGHVFGDLIGTSDETINIYQDEIENLLHELGAVHLSVFNLKDVENMASLTADYDHLRQRLVEDYAESEEDIKVQLMQSEEGLQLYRSITRFLYEDSLRPDYTGSNAALQKDAKKRACGVIQRSWAWGNLLAEQFPDAIRLSIHPQPSDSLKLGIHMMPTKDDWLTPWHGVAANVNGQFVLMKNVEAQQLEGEVVEIRGTPSHYLVNQPDMA is encoded by the coding sequence TTGGATATAATGAACAATGAATTGGTTTCATCGCTAATATTAAGTGAGTTGATCCAATACCGGCGTAGATTTACCCATTCAACGAAGCTGATTAGTGAAGAAGAGTCCCAGGTGACTCAGGTTCAATTACCCAGAATTCGTGCTTTTGTTGAAGAGGGGCGTCGTATTGAACTTATTCTGCCAGCGTTTCCCGTTAAATCTCCTAGCCCCTATAAAGTGCTGGGCAGAATGCCAGATATGGCGGAACGTTTGTCCCTGACCTTCCTTAATTCGTTATGCCAGCGTATTCAGCTTTATTATCCGCCCGGCGCGCATATCCGTATTTGCTCGGATGGGCATGTATTTGGCGATCTGATTGGAACCAGTGACGAAACGATTAACATCTATCAGGATGAGATTGAAAATTTGCTGCATGAACTGGGGGCCGTTCATCTCAGCGTCTTTAACCTTAAAGACGTAGAGAATATGGCATCACTTACTGCTGATTATGATCATCTTCGCCAGCGCCTGGTTGAGGATTACGCCGAGTCAGAAGAGGACATCAAAGTGCAGCTCATGCAGAGCGAAGAAGGGTTACAGCTTTATCGTTCAATAACCCGCTTTCTCTATGAGGATAGTCTGCGGCCTGACTATACCGGATCTAACGCGGCGTTACAGAAGGATGCCAAAAAACGTGCATGCGGCGTGATTCAACGCAGTTGGGCGTGGGGCAACCTGCTTGCTGAGCAATTCCCTGATGCCATCCGTTTGTCTATTCACCCTCAGCCTTCGGACAGCCTGAAGCTGGGTATTCATATGATGCCTACCAAGGATGATTGGCTGACGCCCTGGCATGGTGTTGCCGCCAATGTGAATGGGCAATTTGTGCTGATGAAGAATGTTGAAGCACAGCAGTTGGAGGGTGAGGTTGTGGAGATTCGCGGTACGCCTAGCCATTACTTAGTTAATCAGCCTGATATGGCATGA
- a CDS encoding TauD/TfdA dioxygenase family protein, translated as MNCRVEPLSPFGALLTPVETGQSIATLPIDTLRALAREHHLLVLRGFSSGFSDPEILTEYAGHWGEIMMWPFGAVLDVKEHADTQDHIFDNSYVPLHWDGMYKPTIPEFQLFHCVSAPGQDQGGRTTFVDTTRLLTETDAQLVDEWRIVSITYRIKAVVHYGGEVTSPLVIPHPNGTGEIIRYNEPPTEGERFLNQHALEYHNVASEAQSEFSQTLRRHLYDPRYYYAHKWLQGDVVIADNFSLLHGREAFTAQSARHLQRVHIQGTPVCVNTCIDNAA; from the coding sequence ATGAACTGCCGCGTTGAACCGCTTTCCCCTTTTGGTGCGCTGCTGACGCCTGTGGAAACGGGGCAGAGCATCGCCACATTGCCGATCGACACACTGCGTGCGCTCGCCCGAGAACATCATCTTCTGGTACTACGTGGGTTTTCTTCCGGGTTTTCCGATCCTGAAATACTGACGGAATATGCTGGTCACTGGGGGGAAATCATGATGTGGCCTTTCGGAGCCGTGCTGGATGTGAAGGAGCATGCGGATACCCAGGATCACATCTTTGATAACAGCTATGTACCATTGCACTGGGATGGCATGTACAAGCCGACCATACCCGAGTTTCAACTGTTCCACTGCGTTTCTGCGCCAGGACAGGATCAAGGTGGACGCACCACCTTTGTTGATACCACGCGTTTGTTGACAGAGACTGACGCCCAGTTGGTTGATGAATGGCGTATTGTTTCAATTACTTACCGGATTAAAGCCGTTGTGCATTACGGTGGTGAAGTGACGTCTCCTCTGGTTATTCCTCATCCCAACGGGACAGGGGAAATTATTCGTTATAACGAACCACCGACTGAAGGGGAGCGTTTCCTTAACCAACATGCGCTGGAATACCATAATGTTGCGTCGGAAGCACAAAGCGAATTTAGCCAGACGTTGCGGCGACATTTGTACGATCCCCGTTATTACTACGCACATAAATGGTTGCAGGGCGATGTTGTCATAGCCGACAACTTCTCTCTACTACACGGTCGCGAAGCCTTTACGGCTCAGTCTGCGCGCCACCTGCAACGTGTGCACATTCAGGGGACCCCGGTTTGTGTGAATACCTGCATTGATAACGCGGCATAG
- a CDS encoding sensor domain-containing diguanylate cyclase — protein MKIRKRLPVNLRSLILSLAIISMLITLTNAYVAVYKVQKKLITDQILSSNLNYSSKLAATTESFLSSAQQELAYSSILMAESFDDDKALQEKSEQTYRMSESFNSVFVADTQNHIRTVYPTSLNLKGNTLTSAASKQALTERKPLISQPYISVTGNLIVLVSSPIKDKQGNYLGYIGGTIYLKSKSVLNEFMNTHFYNDYSSVYVIDKSGIVLYHQDKQWVGKSIRDEKIKAAFQNKKSGTLAIPDMLGTPSLAGFDTVKSSGWIIVTLHPSQNVIDSLNGVMRSVLYEGAPVMVLILIALTLFAFSIANPLRLLAVSASKMEEPDVIEKIKKVPSWYFEVEQLKRVILFGTVLLHKRIGKLSLQAHTDPLTGLLNRRGVYENIELILSKSHQVAAIVIDIDHFKRVNDTYGHNIGDDVIRLLAKSIKQSSRDSDLICRTGGEEFLALLPDTDMRQAVDIAERLRRKVEKMPLPIPENITISLGVTCFIPGTEQIDSVLKIADDALYQAKHEGRNRVVTKIVPESAINNDTK, from the coding sequence ATGAAAATAAGAAAACGACTCCCGGTCAATTTACGTTCGCTCATTTTATCCCTCGCCATTATCAGCATGCTCATTACGCTGACTAATGCCTATGTTGCTGTTTATAAAGTACAAAAAAAGCTCATTACCGATCAGATACTGAGTTCAAACCTTAATTACTCTTCCAAACTCGCCGCTACCACGGAAAGTTTTTTATCCTCCGCACAACAAGAGCTGGCCTACAGCTCAATATTGATGGCAGAAAGCTTTGATGACGATAAAGCATTGCAGGAGAAAAGCGAGCAGACATACCGCATGAGCGAAAGTTTTAATTCCGTGTTCGTGGCAGATACGCAAAATCACATACGCACGGTTTATCCAACATCGCTGAATCTGAAAGGAAACACACTCACCTCAGCGGCCAGTAAGCAAGCACTCACGGAGCGGAAGCCGTTAATCAGCCAGCCTTATATATCGGTTACGGGAAATCTGATCGTACTGGTATCCTCCCCCATCAAAGACAAACAGGGAAATTATCTCGGTTACATCGGCGGAACCATTTATTTAAAAAGCAAAAGCGTCTTGAACGAATTCATGAATACCCATTTTTATAACGATTACTCCAGCGTTTACGTGATCGATAAAAGTGGGATTGTTCTCTACCATCAGGATAAACAATGGGTCGGCAAATCCATCAGAGATGAGAAAATCAAAGCCGCATTTCAGAACAAAAAAAGTGGAACCCTCGCGATACCCGATATGCTAGGTACCCCATCGCTGGCAGGTTTTGATACGGTCAAGTCATCTGGCTGGATTATCGTTACCTTGCATCCTTCCCAAAATGTTATTGATTCACTTAACGGCGTCATGCGTTCCGTCTTATATGAAGGTGCGCCAGTGATGGTATTAATACTTATCGCGCTCACCTTGTTCGCCTTCTCCATAGCTAACCCTCTACGCCTGCTGGCTGTTTCTGCCAGTAAAATGGAGGAGCCCGACGTGATTGAGAAAATAAAGAAAGTCCCCTCCTGGTACTTTGAAGTTGAGCAGCTAAAACGCGTCATTCTTTTCGGTACGGTGTTATTGCACAAGCGGATCGGCAAACTGAGCTTGCAAGCCCACACCGATCCGCTCACCGGGTTACTCAATCGCCGTGGTGTCTATGAAAACATTGAGCTCATTCTGTCAAAGAGCCATCAGGTTGCCGCCATCGTGATCGATATCGACCATTTCAAACGCGTGAATGATACCTACGGGCACAATATCGGCGACGATGTCATTAGGCTGCTGGCTAAAAGCATAAAACAGAGTTCACGTGACTCCGATCTGATTTGCCGTACTGGCGGAGAGGAGTTTCTCGCACTCCTGCCCGATACAGACATGAGGCAAGCTGTTGATATTGCAGAGCGGCTGCGTAGAAAAGTGGAAAAAATGCCGCTACCGATTCCTGAAAACATCACGATTTCATTAGGCGTCACCTGCTTTATTCCGGGAACGGAACAGATAGACAGCGTGTTGAAAATCGCGGACGACGCCCTCTATCAGGCCAAACATGAAGGCAGAAACCGGGTCGTCACCAAAATCGTGCCTGAGAGTGCAATCAACAACGACACAAAATAG
- a CDS encoding IS5 family transposase (programmed frameshift) produces MTGSKWRISDELWEKIAPLIPEHKTNHPLGTHRKRVDDRVAMDAIFFVLRTGCQWNALNETGICSSSSVHRRFQEWRAAGVFERFWQSGLMTSEQLKAIDWSWLSMDGCMTKSPLAGKKTGRNPTDRGKQGVKRSLMTDANGLPLSVVVAGANTHDIRLVTETLDALQTGRPGRRLNICLDKGYDAEWLESELKNRRYEPHIQSRKEESDASKENMNDKARRWVVERTHSWMNRFRRLLTRWEKKVENDEAMLHFSCGIIVWNKILLG; encoded by the exons ATGACTGGCAGCAAGTGGCGGATTAGTGATGAACTCTGGGAAAAAATAGCGCCGCTTATTCCTGAACATAAAACTAACCATCCACTGGGAACGCACCGAAAACGGGTTGATGATCGAGTGGCTATGGACGCCATTTTCTTTGTTCTTCGCACCGGATGCCAATGGAACGCACTAAATGAAACAGGGATATGTTCATCAAGTTCTGTACACCGCCGCTTTCAGGAATGGCGCGCAGCGGGGGTTTTTGAGCGTTTCTGGCAGAGCGGATTGATGACCAGCGAGCAACTGAAAGCCATCGACTGGTCATGGTTGTCGATGGACGGCTGTATGACAAAATCCCCGCTGGCAGGC AAAAAAACAGGCCGGAATCCCACGGACCGGGGGAAACAGGGGGTAAAGCGTAGCCTGATGACCGATGCGAACGGGCTGCCGCTCTCAGTGGTTGTCGCAGGGGCAAATACTCACGATATCAGGTTAGTCACAGAGACCCTTGATGCGCTTCAGACGGGGAGGCCGGGCAGAAGGCTGAATATCTGTCTGGATAAGGGGTATGACGCGGAATGGCTGGAAAGTGAACTGAAAAATCGGCGTTATGAACCGCATATCCAGTCGCGTAAAGAAGAATCCGATGCCAGCAAAGAGAATATGAATGACAAAGCCCGTCGGTGGGTAGTGGAGAGGACGCACAGCTGGATGAACCGCTTCCGTCGGCTTCTGACTCGTTGGGAGAAAAAAGTCGAAAACGATGAGGCGATGCTGCATTTTTCCTGCGGCATTATTGTCTGGAATAAAATCCTATTGGGATAG
- a CDS encoding SRPBCC family protein translates to MFPSFLKRTAAKNGSYANEISSSITINRPAERLFDLWRKPETLPILMGHFASIEILNYTDSNWRINTPIGALIEWQARIIDEKPGEYIHWRSLEGARVPNEGRLSFQPAASEAGTAVTLTIRYNPPGGLIGKKIGQMFDMFSRDMLTKTLYRFKKLAEDELV, encoded by the coding sequence GTGTTTCCCTCTTTCTTAAAAAGAACCGCAGCGAAAAACGGCAGCTATGCCAATGAGATCAGCAGCAGCATTACTATCAATCGCCCGGCGGAACGCTTGTTTGATCTTTGGCGTAAACCGGAAACGCTGCCGATCCTGATGGGACATTTCGCCAGTATCGAGATACTGAACTATACCGACTCCAACTGGCGGATTAACACGCCGATTGGCGCGCTCATTGAATGGCAGGCTCGTATTATTGATGAAAAACCAGGGGAGTACATCCACTGGCGTTCGCTGGAAGGGGCACGGGTTCCCAATGAAGGCAGGCTCTCTTTTCAACCTGCCGCATCGGAAGCAGGTACAGCCGTGACGCTGACGATTCGCTACAATCCACCGGGAGGCTTGATTGGGAAGAAGATCGGCCAAATGTTTGATATGTTTTCTCGCGATATGCTGACGAAAACGCTCTATCGTTTCAAAAAATTAGCGGAGGATGAGCTGGTCTAA
- a CDS encoding MFS transporter: MMMSTLSSAAEVRTQQVPGKLLIFSMAAASGISVANIYYNQPMLGVMSESFTSSGAVSLIPTVTQLGYALGLLLLVPLGDKFDRRRLIVWQFLMLALASTLAALSTSAVALLSASLLIGFGATAAQQIVPAAAALANAKQRGAIVGTVMSGLLSGILLSRTIAGLVAESAGWRAMFWLSVPLALAGAWAMGRMLPASPSNQTVRYRELMRSLVTLWRGERALRKATLIQALLFASFSAFWSVLALYLESGRFQMGAAAAGLFGVIGVAGIFAAPLAGSIADRTGSRPVVIAGALLTLLSWGIFIGFDSVIGLIIGVILLDLGVQSALVANQHVIYGLGEAARGRINTLFMGGMFLGGAGGSSVAMAAWHQGGWLMVGGLASALAIMALLTALMKTKKA; encoded by the coding sequence ATGATGATGAGTACATTATCCAGCGCAGCCGAGGTTAGAACGCAGCAGGTTCCCGGCAAATTACTGATTTTCTCGATGGCCGCAGCCAGCGGTATTTCTGTTGCCAATATCTATTACAACCAACCGATGCTGGGCGTGATGAGTGAAAGTTTTACGTCGAGCGGCGCAGTCTCGCTGATCCCAACCGTAACGCAGTTGGGTTACGCTTTGGGGCTGTTACTGCTGGTTCCTCTCGGTGATAAATTCGATCGCCGTCGGTTGATTGTGTGGCAATTTTTGATGCTGGCGTTGGCTTCGACGTTGGCAGCCTTATCGACATCGGCTGTCGCTTTGCTCAGTGCTTCGTTGCTCATCGGTTTTGGGGCAACTGCCGCACAGCAGATTGTTCCGGCTGCAGCGGCGCTTGCCAATGCGAAACAGCGCGGCGCCATTGTCGGGACGGTAATGAGCGGGTTGCTAAGCGGGATTCTGCTTAGCCGTACGATTGCGGGTCTTGTGGCGGAAAGCGCCGGCTGGCGTGCGATGTTCTGGCTGAGCGTCCCGCTGGCGTTGGCGGGCGCGTGGGCAATGGGAAGAATGTTACCGGCTTCACCATCGAATCAAACCGTTCGTTACCGTGAACTGATGCGTTCATTGGTGACGCTGTGGCGCGGTGAACGCGCATTACGCAAAGCCACGCTGATTCAGGCGCTGCTGTTTGCATCGTTCAGCGCGTTCTGGAGCGTGCTTGCGCTGTATCTGGAAAGTGGACGTTTTCAAATGGGCGCCGCCGCTGCGGGGTTGTTCGGCGTGATTGGTGTGGCAGGGATCTTTGCCGCTCCGCTGGCGGGAAGCATCGCCGACAGAACCGGTAGTCGCCCGGTTGTGATTGCCGGCGCGCTGCTGACGCTGCTCTCATGGGGAATATTCATCGGCTTCGATTCCGTTATTGGCCTGATTATTGGTGTTATCCTGCTCGATCTTGGCGTGCAAAGCGCCTTAGTGGCCAACCAACATGTGATTTATGGGCTTGGTGAAGCGGCGAGAGGCCGAATCAATACCCTATTCATGGGGGGGATGTTTTTAGGCGGTGCAGGAGGCTCCTCGGTTGCGATGGCCGCCTGGCATCAGGGGGGATGGCTGATGGTCGGAGGGCTTGCCAGCGCGCTGGCAATCATGGCATTGCTGACTGCACTGATGAAAACGAAAAAAGCGTAA
- a CDS encoding glycosyltransferase, with translation MAHILMAAMATPGHVYPLLTIARYLVEQGNDVTLFSGALFRDRAEAAGVVFIPFSDNIDFDYRHLEQHFPQRAMLPPGNAQMALALKDFFAAPIPLLDRQLCDALAKTHADLLIVENCFYGVLPLLFSGQRPPIIVIGVTPLSYSTRDSVFYGPRIPPKLLPPDLSHEQLVDEETRGLMSEVQHAFNHAMVQSGGKPLEQPFMDALIGNCDRFLQLSTTELEYQRDDLPPSVRFIGPLSRQIAAERVPQWWAPDDRRPLIIVSQGTLANVDLQQLIGPTLRALADLPVRVLATTGGRAVESLQASLSENIRVVSFLAYDDWLPRASIFITNGGYGSINAALKEGVPLIVAGVGEDKQESAARVVFAKCGINLQTSTPSEQQIKQSVIEILEDPGYLQSARWIKADYASHDALALIHAEVNALCSPQEEEITPDRDSPFLHA, from the coding sequence ATGGCACATATTCTTATGGCGGCGATGGCAACACCGGGACACGTTTATCCTTTACTGACCATCGCGCGCTATTTGGTTGAACAAGGGAACGATGTGACGCTGTTTAGCGGCGCGTTATTCCGCGATCGCGCGGAGGCGGCTGGCGTCGTGTTCATTCCTTTTAGCGATAACATTGATTTCGACTACCGACACCTTGAACAGCATTTCCCTCAACGTGCCATGTTGCCGCCGGGTAACGCACAGATGGCTTTGGCTTTGAAGGATTTCTTTGCGGCACCGATTCCACTGCTGGATCGCCAACTGTGCGACGCGTTGGCGAAGACTCATGCCGATTTGCTCATCGTTGAAAATTGTTTTTATGGTGTCTTGCCTTTGCTGTTTTCCGGGCAACGACCGCCCATCATCGTAATAGGCGTTACGCCGCTGTCCTATTCGACACGAGATTCGGTTTTCTATGGGCCTCGCATTCCTCCTAAATTGCTGCCGCCCGACCTAAGCCATGAACAACTGGTCGATGAAGAAACACGGGGATTGATGAGCGAGGTGCAGCACGCATTTAATCATGCGATGGTGCAGTCGGGAGGAAAGCCGCTTGAACAGCCTTTTATGGATGCGCTGATTGGGAATTGCGATCGTTTCTTGCAGCTATCCACTACAGAGCTTGAGTATCAGCGTGACGATTTACCACCAAGCGTGCGATTTATTGGGCCATTATCTCGCCAGATTGCAGCAGAACGTGTCCCGCAATGGTGGGCTCCGGACGATAGGCGGCCGCTTATTATCGTTTCACAGGGAACGCTGGCGAATGTCGATCTCCAGCAGTTGATTGGGCCAACGCTGCGCGCATTAGCTGACTTACCCGTCAGAGTATTGGCGACGACCGGAGGACGTGCGGTTGAGTCGCTGCAAGCCTCCTTGTCTGAAAATATCAGAGTCGTGAGTTTCCTCGCTTATGACGATTGGCTTCCTAGGGCGTCGATATTTATCACCAATGGCGGATACGGTTCGATTAATGCTGCACTGAAAGAAGGTGTTCCCTTAATTGTGGCGGGGGTAGGGGAAGATAAACAGGAAAGCGCTGCGCGCGTGGTATTTGCCAAATGCGGGATTAACCTGCAAACCAGTACGCCGAGTGAGCAGCAGATCAAGCAGTCCGTTATTGAGATATTGGAAGATCCCGGCTATTTGCAGAGTGCAAGATGGATTAAGGCCGATTATGCAAGCCATGATGCGCTTGCTTTGATTCATGCCGAAGTGAATGCACTATGTTCTCCACAGGAGGAGGAGATAACACCAGACAGGGATTCACCGTTTCTCCATGCGTAG
- a CDS encoding aKG-HExxH-type peptide beta-hydroxylase — MLSILGKQELVKNVYLLSQPFLGDKSVKNTHELKPFYLKFIQKHQPYQPVNVSENIIVVDDEKINALKNAYQPSKLDDLNQLKMIGDKHSIERYRELSELIMKGYNQLSSSNADVKLIFDLVIHTIFFRKSTNEFNTASFGGSSSTAIGSIWISGHGDLTYHDVAEFLLHELTHHLLFIDERCHEQFNYQEIVKPENYSMSALLGKRRPLDKVVHSILVSHEILNARRNYLESDVVTIHPATDILKNNTMNSITETLAMKNLDDLITQRTRGFLLKAQSNLSHEV; from the coding sequence ATGTTAAGTATCCTTGGTAAGCAAGAGTTAGTTAAAAATGTCTATCTTTTATCCCAGCCATTCCTTGGGGATAAATCAGTTAAAAATACTCATGAGCTTAAACCATTCTATTTGAAATTTATTCAGAAGCATCAGCCTTATCAACCTGTTAACGTGAGCGAGAACATCATTGTTGTCGATGATGAAAAAATAAATGCGCTAAAAAATGCCTATCAACCAAGCAAGCTTGATGATCTGAATCAATTGAAAATGATAGGCGATAAGCATAGTATTGAGAGATACAGAGAACTTTCTGAACTCATTATGAAAGGGTACAATCAACTATCCAGTAGCAATGCTGATGTTAAGTTAATCTTTGATCTGGTTATTCACACAATTTTTTTCAGGAAATCTACTAATGAATTTAATACTGCATCATTTGGTGGTTCTTCTTCAACTGCAATAGGCAGTATCTGGATTAGTGGTCATGGTGACTTGACATATCATGATGTCGCAGAGTTTTTGTTGCATGAGTTGACGCACCATTTGTTATTTATTGATGAGCGGTGCCACGAGCAATTTAATTATCAGGAAATCGTTAAGCCTGAAAATTATTCAATGTCTGCTCTGCTTGGGAAAAGAAGGCCATTGGATAAAGTTGTGCATAGTATTCTTGTCTCTCATGAAATTCTCAATGCGCGCAGGAATTATCTTGAATCAGATGTGGTTACAATTCATCCTGCTACTGATATATTAAAAAATAACACAATGAATTCTATTACAGAAACATTAGCAATGAAAAATTTGGATGATCTAATAACCCAAAGAACCAGAGGTTTTTTATTAAAAGCTCAGAGCAATCTTAGCCATGAGGTATGA
- a CDS encoding LysR family transcriptional regulator: MDRLSALETFICVFETGSFSAASRRLGIGQPAVSKAIMQLENQLATPLLLRSTRGLTPTEAGQHFYEQIAPALKMLGEAQEQVVSGSAALSGRLRICAPVTFARLHIMPRLHEFMAEHPQLNVDVILDDRPIDLIAEGIDVALRLGEMKDSSLIAQRLASCSMRLLATPDYFARHSVPASPDALAAHSAVIYLQGERTDRWVFSQEGTQTTVFPNGRIRVSAAEGVRAAVLSGAGLAVASEWMFAPELESGQVVTALDSWSLGKMDLWAVYPGGRMTSARARIFTGFVQRLFS, from the coding sequence ATGGATCGCCTTAGCGCGCTGGAAACCTTTATCTGCGTTTTTGAAACGGGGTCGTTTTCCGCTGCGTCCCGCAGGCTCGGTATCGGCCAGCCTGCGGTTTCCAAAGCGATCATGCAGCTTGAAAATCAACTGGCAACGCCGTTGTTGCTTCGCTCTACCCGAGGGTTGACGCCGACAGAAGCGGGACAGCATTTTTATGAGCAAATTGCCCCTGCGTTAAAGATGCTGGGTGAGGCTCAAGAGCAGGTAGTGAGCGGGAGCGCGGCGCTGTCCGGGCGGCTGCGCATCTGCGCGCCAGTAACCTTTGCCAGGTTGCACATCATGCCTCGGCTCCATGAGTTCATGGCAGAACATCCTCAGCTAAACGTCGATGTCATTTTGGACGATCGTCCCATCGATCTGATTGCTGAAGGGATTGATGTGGCATTGCGTTTGGGAGAGATGAAGGATTCCAGCCTGATTGCCCAGCGGCTGGCATCGTGTTCCATGCGACTGCTGGCGACTCCCGACTATTTTGCGCGTCATAGCGTGCCTGCCTCCCCTGATGCACTGGCTGCGCACTCTGCCGTCATCTATTTACAGGGTGAGAGAACCGATCGCTGGGTTTTCTCTCAAGAGGGAACACAGACCACCGTATTCCCTAATGGGCGCATCCGTGTCTCTGCGGCGGAAGGCGTGCGTGCGGCCGTGCTGTCCGGCGCAGGGCTGGCCGTGGCATCTGAATGGATGTTTGCGCCAGAGCTGGAAAGTGGGCAGGTCGTCACCGCGCTGGATTCATGGTCGCTGGGGAAGATGGATCTCTGGGCTGTCTACCCCGGAGGCCGTATGACATCCGCTCGCGCCAGAATTTTTACCGGTTTCGTTCAGCGTCTTTTCTCCTAA
- a CDS encoding MarC family NAAT transporter, whose protein sequence is MLELIQTIGLGLVLILPLANPLTTVAVFLAMSGNMSQGERNRQIFQASLYVFIIMTVAYYAGQVVMNTFGISIPGLRIAGGLIVVFIGFRMLFPQQKPEHAPEVKSKKEELNDSFSANEVNIAFVPLAMPSTAGPGTIALIISSASQIKSGVDITPWVITVAPVLTFMLISLIVWLSLKSSGLIMRLIGQSGIEAISRLMGFLLVCMGVQFIINGTLEIVHSLH, encoded by the coding sequence ATGCTGGAATTGATTCAAACCATTGGTCTTGGTCTGGTGTTAATCCTGCCACTTGCGAATCCACTGACAACGGTAGCCGTATTTCTGGCAATGTCCGGCAACATGAGCCAGGGGGAGCGAAATCGTCAGATCTTTCAGGCTTCGCTCTATGTCTTCATCATTATGACCGTCGCGTACTACGCAGGTCAGGTCGTGATGAATACCTTCGGAATTTCCATTCCCGGCTTACGCATCGCTGGCGGGCTCATTGTGGTATTTATCGGTTTTCGCATGCTTTTTCCTCAGCAAAAACCAGAACATGCGCCTGAAGTCAAAAGCAAAAAAGAAGAACTCAACGACAGTTTCTCTGCCAATGAGGTCAATATCGCTTTCGTTCCGCTGGCGATGCCCAGCACAGCGGGGCCAGGAACGATTGCCCTCATCATTAGTTCTGCCTCACAAATCAAGAGCGGCGTCGATATTACCCCGTGGGTGATTACCGTTGCCCCCGTACTGACTTTTATGTTGATCAGTCTGATCGTCTGGCTCAGTCTGAAAAGCTCCGGCCTGATTATGCGTTTGATCGGTCAAAGCGGCATTGAAGCTATTTCACGGCTGATGGGATTCCTGCTGGTTTGCATGGGTGTGCAGTTCATCATTAATGGTACGCTGGAAATCGTGCATTCTCTCCATTAA
- the grxB gene encoding glutaredoxin 2: MKLFIYEHCPFCVRARMIFGLKNLPVEQSVIMEGDVDTPTRMVGRKVVPILQKEDGSFMPESMDIVHYVDSKQAPLIADKPVDAEIEAWCKSVSSAVFNLAVPRFTKADFKELSTPEARHAYTLREEKAFGDLDALLAKTPELMAEVEQKLETLERRLANVSAISTTDFILFPILLSLTIVKGVQFGPHVQAYLERVSNASKVALLTDKAL, encoded by the coding sequence ATGAAACTTTTCATTTACGAACACTGCCCATTCTGTGTCAGAGCCAGAATGATTTTTGGTCTGAAGAATCTGCCTGTTGAGCAATCCGTTATTATGGAAGGCGACGTCGACACGCCGACGCGTATGGTGGGCCGTAAAGTGGTGCCTATCCTGCAAAAAGAAGATGGGAGCTTCATGCCGGAAAGCATGGATATCGTCCACTATGTCGACAGCAAACAAGCGCCGTTAATCGCCGACAAACCGGTTGATGCGGAGATTGAAGCCTGGTGTAAATCCGTTTCCAGTGCGGTGTTTAACCTTGCCGTTCCCCGCTTCACGAAAGCCGATTTCAAAGAGCTTTCCACGCCAGAGGCGCGTCATGCCTACACCTTGCGCGAAGAAAAAGCCTTCGGTGACCTGGATGCGCTGCTCGCGAAAACGCCAGAACTGATGGCGGAAGTGGAACAAAAACTCGAAACGCTGGAGCGGCGTCTGGCAAACGTCAGCGCCATTTCCACCACCGATTTTATTCTGTTCCCGATTTTACTGTCGCTCACGATCGTGAAAGGTGTGCAATTTGGCCCTCACGTCCAGGCGTATCTTGAGCGAGTATCAAACGCCAGCAAGGTTGCGTTGTTGACCGATAAAGCGCTGTAG